Genomic window (Dolosigranulum savutiense):
AATGTTCTTAGCACTTACAGGGGCATTCTTCACCTTAACTTATTCACCATTGAAACAACTTATTGGTGGGACACCCAAAAAACTTTGGCCAAAGAGTTTAGTTGTACAGAAAAATGGGATGTATATAAATGCCATGAAAGTACAAGCAGCGATTATTATAGTTATTATAGCAATTGTTTCGTTTGGTGGAGATAGTGCAGAACAATTCTTCGAAATTCTTGTATCTATGACGAATGTATCTATGACATTACCGTACTTTTTCATTGCATATTCATTTTTAAGCTTTAAAAAAGACGATACAATCGAAAAACCATTTGTTAAATTTAAGACCTTAACTTCGGCAAAAATTTCGGTATTTGTCGTATGTACTGTCGTTGGATTTGCTAATGTGTTCACCGTAATAGAGCCCGCAATCTCAAAAGGAGATTATTTAACCTCAATTATGTCGGTCGCTGGGCCATTGTTCTTCACTGTACTCGCGCTAATATTGTATAGCAGAGCAGAGAAGAAATAAAATTTATAATGCATAGAATCATATATAGTCCACTGAACGCAGAGATTTTTTCTGCCATCAGTGGACTATTATTTATGATAGAAACTGAAATTTAAATGAATAACAATAAACAGACTATTAGTTCTGAGCGATTTTAACCAGTTCCTTTGCCATTTTTTCCAAGGCTGCAATGTCATCTTCTTCAGGGTACAAGTTATATAAGACTGGTTGAGAACCACGTGTTGCGCCAGTCCGTTCGAACTGCTGATCGAAGTCAAGAACGGACTGACAGAACTTCTCATAGAATGTATCTCCCGAACCGAACGTGCCAAATATTTTACCACTTAAATCGACTTCGGCTAATTCTTCATAAAAATCAACAATCTCATCCGGTAAATCAGCATCAGTTCCATAGGTATAGGTTCCGACGATGACAATATCAAAATCTAAGAAATCTTCAGGATCTGCGAACGTACTCTCTAGTACTTCAACATCAACATCTAGATCGACAAAAGCCTCTTCTAAAATCTCGGCACCTTCCTCCGTATTCCCCGTTAAACTTGCATATACAATTAAGGCACTAACCATCATTATTCTCCTCCATTACACTCATTCTACATTCCATATTTTATCAAAAAATGATAATAGTCACAAATAAAGCAATTATAAATAAAAAATAATAAATTATTTAATGTAAAGACTTTACACAATAAAGTTTTTAGAATATAATTATACTAAAATTAGAAGTGGAGGAGGTGAAAACATAAAAAATATTAATAGGCGTATCATTAAGTCTAATGTTATTTGGAGCTTATAGTACAACTATTTAGTCATTTACTCATCCTATCTCGTCAAGTTATCTTTAGTGTTGTTGGGTTAGTAATGATCATTATTGGTGGAGTAGAATTCACTAGTTACACTTCTATATTACAATCATGGTGGAATCCATTCTATTTGTTCCATTGGCAAGATATTTTGCTAAAAAATTCTACTAGCTTCTTATTGGGGTTAGTAGGGATGACGCTTTCGGTGACCGTGCTACTGGCTCAATTGAATTGGATAATATTTCAGAAGCGATTGTAGAGGAAAGGAAGATACTTCTAATGTTTCTGAAGAGAGTGAACCATTAGATGACTATGTGCGGACAATTCAGGAGGGATAAATTTTAAAAAAATTATGACTAAAATCCAACGATATACTGGACTGATATTCGTTATCTTTATTGGAATTATTTTAAATATGCTTTCACCGGGTAAACTATTAGTCGTAGAAATTGTTTTGCTTTTGTTTATTTTCTGGTTAATTAGAAAGAAAAATAAACAATTAAAGGAGCATTTTCGTACACAAGTTGCGCATAAAATAACAGACACGACGCGAGTTATCGGGTTGTTGCTAGTTATCATCGTAGCAGCGACTTCTCATTTCACTAACAATTATCTTGCTTTTGGTGTTGGATTAGTTATTGACGTGTTATACGTACTATATATGAACAAAAAGTTTAGGTAGAATTAATTTTAAAAAATAAAAGAATCCCTCAGATGTCGGAACGGTTGGTGTTCGGTCATCTGGGAGATTCTTATTTTGAGTTGAAAAGTTCAAAATAATATGGATAACAGAATTATGATGCTTCCTGCTAAAATAATAATGCCTCCTCCCCATATGAGTTTATTTTCTTT
Coding sequences:
- a CDS encoding flavodoxin, which translates into the protein MVSALIVYASLTGNTEEGAEILEEAFVDLDVDVEVLESTFADPEDFLDFDIVIVGTYTYGTDADLPDEIVDFYEELAEVDLSGKIFGTFGSGDTFYEKFCQSVLDFDQQFERTGATRGSQPVLYNLYPEEDDIAALEKMAKELVKIAQN